A single Lolium perenne isolate Kyuss_39 chromosome 6, Kyuss_2.0, whole genome shotgun sequence DNA region contains:
- the LOC127310011 gene encoding uncharacterized protein, translating to MTPDEIKTLEEALQKREKAIADREAELDRLATTDGKTADAAGSPAKPTETTLPSPSTFVHSIKTYVPITLDLQSSNHAQWRELFLVALGRYGLTAHVTGDDTPSDTSPTSAWGRDDFTVLNWIYGSISPELFSIIMAPGSSARQIWLSIDNLFRDNKRSRALALDAEFRNTPQGDMSVHDYCAKLKSLADALGDVDQPISDETLVLTVLRGLNDQFRHLRSFLPFQVPFPSFLQTRSALTLEERQHKTDATNAAATALWASGNSTLHERPPAPGGAIFGGTPSGGASSGGGRGSGGFSDSRSFGDSRALGAPIGYANNQGGRGSFSAHRGRGRGGRGRGRSDPWMFNPWTGQPTRAQLHQQPATLPWQPRAPWRSPGVLGPRPGAAPQAYTALGTGQPQHGYAPPTPLSAYPGQPQPQVDPALLSALNNLHLPGNQEWFMDTGASSHMASDHGSSFQDRDPSMQ from the exons ATGACTCCCGATGAGATCAAAACCCTCGAGGAAGCGCTCCAGAAGCGTGAGAAGGCTATCGCCGACCGTGAGGCCGAGCTTGATCGCCTCGCCACCACCGATGGCAAAACCGCCGATGCCGCCGGTTCCCCAGCCAAACCCACCGAAACCACTCTCCCCTCACCCTCCACCTTCGTTCACTCCATCAAAACCTACGTGCCCATCACCCTAGATCTCCAGTCCTCCAACCATGCTCAATGGCGCGAACTCTTTCTCGTTGCCCTAGGCCGCTACGGCCTCACCGCCCACGTCACCGGCGACGACACCCCCTCCGACACCTCTCCCACATCTGCATGGGGGCGCGACGACTTCACCGTCCTCAACTGGATCTACGGCTCCATCTCCCCTGAGCTGTTCAGCATCATCATGGCCCCCGGCTCCTCCGCGCGCCAAATTTGGCTCTCCATCGACAACCTCTTCCGCGACAACAAGAGAAGCCGCGCCCTCGCCCTCGACGCCGAGTTCCGCAACACTCCGCAGGGCGACATGAGCGTGCACGACTACTGCGCCAAGCTCAAGTCCTTGGCCGATGCGCTGGGCGATGTCGACCAGCCAATCTCCGACGAGACTCTCGTCCTCACGGTTCTTCGCGGGCTTAACGACCAATTTCGCCACCTGCGTTCGTTTCTTCCGTTTCAGGTCCCCTTCCCGAGCTTCCTCCAGACGCGCTCGGCTCTCACCCTCGAAGAACGCCAACACAAGACGGACGCCACCAACGCCGCCGCCACAGCACTCTGGGCAAGCGGCAACAGCACCCTCCATGAGCGTCCTCCCGCACCAGGGGGTGCAATCTTCGGGGGCACGCCTTCCGGGGGCGCCTCCTCTGGCGGGGGCCGCGGCTCTGGCGGCTTCAGCGACTCCCGCAGCTTCGGCGACTCCCGCGCTCTCGGCGCCCCGATCGGCTACGCCAACAACCAAGGCGGCCGCGGGTCCTTCTCCGCCCACCGTGGTCGTGGCCGTGGCGGACGCGGCCGTGGCCGCAGTGATCCTTGGATGTTCAATCCCTGGACCGGCCAGCCAACACGTGCCCAGCTTCATCAACAACCCGCTACACTGCCATGGCAGCCTCGCGCGCCGTGGCGCTCCCCTGGAGTTCTTGGTCCTCGACCGGGTGCTGCTCCTCAAGCCTACACCGCGCTCGGCACCGGACAACCTCAGCATGGCTACGCTCCACCGACACCGCTTTCTGCCTACCCTGGACAGCCGCAGCCCCAAGTTGATCCAGCTCTGTTGAGTGCGCTGAATAATCTGCACCTTCCCGGAAATCAGGAGTGGTTCATGGATACTGGAGCCTCATCCCACATGGCATCGGATCATG GTTCTTCCTTCCAGGACCGTGATCCTTCGATGCAATAG